A genomic window from Salvelinus namaycush isolate Seneca chromosome 21, SaNama_1.0, whole genome shotgun sequence includes:
- the LOC120065984 gene encoding intestinal mucin-like protein → MDCENVNPPRKDGETWKTDNCTTQTCHTGVIITTFVVCESVEKPVCENGYPPVKVYNESGCCYHYECECICYGWGDPHYVTFDGQYYSFQENCTYVLIKEIVPRQNFSVIIDNYNCDPSGHATCPQSLIVYYKSYTIVLTPKRLNVTTNVVYINGNQTFPTFSNEDLMITSTGVELLLKIPAIKATVMFKSLMFSVTLPDSLFHNNTEGQCGTCDNNRKNDCKLPNGQIDPSCPGMAHEWKIPDDKKPYCKLQPPTPPTPTPTTCLPGKTSICDIILSPVFKQCHDVIPPQPFFEACKFDVCHMPNISIGCSSLEAYAVRCAAAGVCIDWRHSTKGQCELTCPKTKVYKACGSTIQPTCNSRYNEKYVHSCQGAQRSLDVVCDSFMEGCFCPEGTILFNTFSDTCVRDCGCTGPAGKPKQFGETWYSNCQKCTCNADTLSVQCEPVKCPPQEIVTYKKYGEVLVNETVDCCQINTCVPKPVCVHNNTEYTLGENVPKGTCEECKCGPNKDPVSKLYVVECAQINCVTTCPTGYEYEVVPEKCCGACVQKDCVVVLPDATSHIIQLGKLWSPPSDRCVKYECTKTNNQFIVVESKLKCPVFRPEDCVPGTEKTDANGCCTTCALRSHCDVKNTTTYLEVNNCKSTVPVEISACGGSCGTSSMYSAEKNTLMHSCSCCQEMSTSERKVEMVCHDGKKIMQSYIYIDKCGCHDSECDKKNHLD, encoded by the exons ATGGACTGTGAAAATGTCAATCCACCAAGAAAG GATGGTGAGACTTGGAAGACAGACAACTGCACTACTCAAACTTGCCACACGGGTGTAATTATCACAACGTTTGTGGTCTGTGAGTCTGTAGAAAAGCCTGTGTGTGAAAATGGATACCCACCAGTGAAAGTCTATAACGAATCAGGTTGCTGCTATCACTACGAATGTGAAT GTATATGCTATGGATGGGGAGACCCTCACTACGTCACATTTGATGGCCAATATTACAGTTTCCAGGAAAACTGCACCTACGTTTTGATTAAAGAAATAGTTCCTCGACAGAACTTCAGTGTCATCATCGACAACTATAACTGCGATCCGTCTGGACATGCGACCTGCCCTCAGTCTCTGATTGTCTATTACAAGTCCTATACAATCGTTCTTACTCCGAAGAGATTAAACGTGACAACAAATGTG GTTTACATCAATGGAAATCAGACCTTCCCGACCTTTTCTAATGAAGACCTCATGATCACCAGCACTGGAGTAGAGTTACTGTTGAAGATCCCTGCCATTAAAGCAACAGTGATGTTTAAGTCCCTTATGTTCAGTGTAACCCTGCCAGACTCCCTAttccacaacaacacagagggGCAGTGTG GTACCTGTGACAATAACCGGAAAAACGATTGCAAATTACCGAATGGTCAGATTGACCCATCATGTCCTGGGATGGCTCATGAATGGAAGATTCCTGATGATAAAAAACCCTACTGTAAACTGCAACCTCCTACCCCACCTACCCCTACGCCTACAACCTGCCTGCCAGGAAAGACATCAATCTGTGACATCATACTTAGCCC GGTCTTTAAGCAATGCCATGACGTTATCCCACCACAACCCTTCTTCGAGGCCTGTAAGTTTGATGTCTGCCACATGCCAAATATCTCAATCGGCTGCTCCAGCCTGGAAGCCTACGCCGTGAGGTGTGCAGCAGCTGGAGTCTGTATCGACTGGAGGCACTCAACTAAAGGACAATGTG AACTGACATGCCCTAAGACCAAAGTGTATAAGGCATGTGGCTCTACTATCCAGCCAACATGCAATTCAAG ATACAATGAAAAATATGTGCATTCATGTCAGGGAGCACAAAGGAGCCTTGACGTTGTATGTGACTCATTCATGGAGGGCTGTTTCTGCCCTGAGGGTACCATCTTGTTCAACACATTCTCTGACACCTGTGTTCGTGACTGTG GATGCACAGGACCTGCTGGAAAACCCAAACAG TTTGGTGAGACTTGGTACAGTAACTGCCAGAAGTGCACGTGTAATGCTGACACACTGAGTGTCCAGTGTGAACCAGTGAAATGTCCGCCCCAAGAAATTGTTACCTATAAGAAGTACGGTGAGGTGTTGGTCAACGAGACGGTGGACTGCTGTCAGATAAATACATGTG TGCCCAAACCTGTTTGTGTCCACAATAATACCGAATACACG CTTGGTGAAAATGTTCCCAAAGGCACCTGTGAGGAGTGCAAGTGTGGCCCTAATAAGGATCCAGTCTCCAAGCTGTATGTTGTTGAGTGTGCCCAAATCAACTGTGTCACCACCTGCCCAACG GGTTATGAGTATGAAGTCGTACCTGAGAAATGTTGTGGAGCGTGTGTACAGAAGGACTGTGTTGTAGTTCTCCCAGATGCCACATCTCACATCATTCAG CTTGGGAAGCTTTGGTCACCCCCTAGTGACCGCTGTGTGAAGTATGAATGCACAAAGACAAACAACCAGTTCATCGTTGTGGAATCCAAATTGAAATGCCCAGTGTTCCGTCCAGAGGACTGCGTCCCT GGAACTGAGAAAACTGATGCAAATGGATGTTGCACAACCT GTGCTTTACGCAGTCACTGTGATGTGAAGAACACCACCACCTACCTAGAGGTGAATAACTGCAAGTCTACTGTGCCGGTGGAAATCTCAGCCTGTGGGGGATCCTGTGGAACATCTTCTAT GTACTCTGCAGAGAAAAACACCTTGATGCACTCCTGCTCCTGCTGTCAGGAGATGTCTACCAGTGAGAGGAAGGTGGAGATGGTCTGCCATGACGGGAAGAAGATCATGCAGTCCTACATTTACATTGATAAGTGCGGCTGCCATGACTCTGAGTGTGACAAGAAGAACCACTTAGATTAG